The nucleotide window ACTATTGTATTTATTTGGTCAATAATCTCTTGCGTTTCAATCCTCACCCAGCGGTGAAGCTGGGTGCTACGCTGAGGGCATTATTTACGATATGTTCTCGGAAGTTTCAATCCTCACCCAGCGGTGAAGCTGGGTGCTACGCATGGCAAATTTAGAGTAAGACATGCTAAAAATGGTTTCAATCCTCACCCAGCGGTGAAGCTGGGTGCTACTAGTCCCTGATATATTTAATCCCTATGTGGTGCAGAGTTTCAATCCTCACCCAGCGGTGAAGCTGGGTGCTACAGGTCCCGAATAGCCTGTAAGGTTTCGTGATAGGCGTTTCAATCCTCACCCAGCGGTGAAGCTGGGTGCTACAGGAAGGGCCATGACCTGGTTTGAGGTGGGGCTGTTTCAATCCTCACCCAGCGGTGAAGCTGGGTGCTACTCCATTCGCGCTAGTCGTTGGTATGACTATTCTTGAGAGCACATTTGCGCGAATCGATATTATTACAGCAGTTTACCAATGCTTTATTTCTGAAAATCCGGTGCGACCCTTGATCTGGCTGCATCGCGATCCCCCCGTTAATTTGTGATCACTGCTGGTCCGCACTACAGAACTAACGGATCATTGAAGTCGATTCGTTGATCAATGCCATATGATTCAATATACTTGTCTCTTGGTTCACGCAGTATATAAATGCGAAGGCTGTCCTCACTCTTGTCAATATTGTCCAGAAGATATTGCCGAAGACGTTCACACTGAGTTGGGCTAACTGTACATTCAAATACCGATTTTTGCACTCGTTGGCCGTAGTCCTTGCATATCTGGGCAACCTTTCGCAGGCGTCTTCTACCTTCAGCTGTTTCTGTGGAAACATCGTAAG belongs to Bacillota bacterium and includes:
- the cas2 gene encoding CRISPR-associated endonuclease Cas2, whose product is MEILVSYDVSTETAEGRRRLRKVAQICKDYGQRVQKSVFECTVSPTQCERLRQYLLDNIDKSEDSLRIYILREPRDKYIESYGIDQRIDFNDPLVL